TCCTGTAGATAACCTGAAGGACAGGGCTGATTCTCTATAATGGCGTAATTCATTTAAAAAAATAAATTCCTCTCCCTGGCGGCAAAAAAGGATGGATTCACCGGTCCGACTGGCAATAGGCCAGGACCGGATAAAGGGATAAAGAAAGCGGTAAGGATCGATTCTGATGAGAAGTACCCCAACCGTCTGTACGGAGGAACCCTTCCGGGCAAGAATGGGGACGATGAGACTTAGCCGGATGGACTCTGAAATTTGACTTTGATAAAGATCAGAAAGGATGGCCTTTTTAGTTTTGACGGCCTCCAGGGCCAACTGTCGGGCATAGGGACCGACCTCCTTCTCCAGTTTGGGCACTGAGAAACGGACCGTTCCCTTTAAGTCAAGAAGAAGGATGTTATCATACTGGTTGTGTTTCAGAGCGGATATCCAGGACTGGATCTCTTCCCTCATCGCAGGGGTGGATTCTCTTGATAGAAACTGTTGAATCCTGCTGCCGATCAAAGAATTCCCCAGGACCAGGTTGGCGTCTCCCATACGCTCCCGGCGCCAATTGACGATTTGATTGACCTTTAAATCGGCAATAGCCGAGAGTTCTTGGCCTTTTTCTTTTTTAAAATGCTCCTTTTGCTCTATGTAATATAGATATCCAGCCAGGGTAATTCCCAGAGAAAGGAGTAAAAAAATGGCCACCAGGGTCCAGGGAGTTTTTTCCAAAAAGTCGGGATATTTCATCAATTGATGCCTTTGTGAATAATACTATTCATCCTGTTCAAAGATTTTAGGTTGAACATTACCAACATTTATAAGAAATTTTTCATTGCTGCCCTGCTAATTTCTTTCGCTACATGGCTGCCAGGGTTTTGTAATGCCGGGTTGACTTGGTCTTCCGATTTTCGTGGGACGGAGGCAGTTTAATAGGGCAGGAGACCTAATAAATCTACTCCCTCTTTGAACAACAAGAAGGCAAAGATCACCAGAAGCGCACCTAAAATTCTCATTACATACCGATAGATCCTATCGCTTAATACTTTTCGGGACTTTCCCGACAATACCGCCAATAATACTTTGGCACCGACCAGGCACCCCAGGAAACCGGCTACGAACACGATCGCGCTAAAAAGACTTTCCGACCAGGCCTTCAGAATGGTAGGCGCCCCGACCGTTAACCAAAAAAGGTAGGGATGGGGGCTGAGGGCATTGACCATGGCCCCTTTATAAAAGGATTGTGTCGCCGTATCTTGAACGGATTGGTCAAATCTTTTAATTTTCAGGCTTTCATAAGCCAGGTACAGCACAACCAGGGATCCGATGATTGAAATCATCCCCAGGATGGGCCGGTAATTCGATAGCCGGGTCAGCACTAAAAGAGACAGCAGGAGGATCGGCAGATCGGTGATAAACGGGGCAAGGGCGCATTTAATCCCTTCCTTACTTCCATGTTGCAACGACTGGGATATGACCAGGGTCAGGAGCGGTCCGGGGGAAAAGCCGGCAGACAAGCCCAGAACAAGACCGACACTTAAAAATTGAATCATCGTTTTTACATTCACCTACCCTCGATC
Above is a genomic segment from Deltaproteobacteria bacterium containing:
- a CDS encoding LysE family transporter, producing the protein MIQFLSVGLVLGLSAGFSPGPLLTLVISQSLQHGSKEGIKCALAPFITDLPILLLSLLVLTRLSNYRPILGMISIIGSLVVLYLAYESLKIKRFDQSVQDTATQSFYKGAMVNALSPHPYLFWLTVGAPTILKAWSESLFSAIVFVAGFLGCLVGAKVLLAVLSGKSRKVLSDRIYRYVMRILGALLVIFAFLLFKEGVDLLGLLPY